The following coding sequences are from one Eptesicus fuscus isolate TK198812 chromosome 7, DD_ASM_mEF_20220401, whole genome shotgun sequence window:
- the MFNG gene encoding beta-1,3-N-acetylglucosaminyltransferase manic fringe: MQCRLLRGLAGALLTLLCMGLLSLRYHLSQSPGSVQETPGLSPPSPPPPELQLQDVYIAVKTTRAFHRSRLDLLLDTWVSRTREQTFVFTDSRDEGLQERLGPHLVVTNCSAEHSHPALSCKMAAELDAFLASGLRWFCHVDDDNYVNARALLKLLKAFPQTLDVYIGRPSLNRPIHASEPQPHNRTRLVQFWFATGGAGFCINRKLALKMAPWASGPRFVDTSALIRLPDDCTVGYIIECKLGGHLQPSPLFHSHLETLQLLGAAQLPEQVTLSYGVFEGKLNVIKLQGPFSPEEDPSRFRSLHCLLYPDTPWCPQLVAR, encoded by the exons ATGCAGTGCCGGCTCCTCCGGGGCCTGGCAGgagccctcctcaccctcctgtgCATGGGGCTCCTCTCCCTTCGCTACCACTTGAGCCAGTCCccggggagcgtgcaggagaccCCCGGGCTGAGcccgccgagcccgccgcccccGGAGCTGCAGCTGCAGGACGTCTACATCGCAGTCAAGACGACCCGCGCCTTCCACCGCTCTCGCCTGGACCTGCTGCTGGACACGTGGGTCTCCAGGACCAGGGAACAG ACGTTTGTCTTCACTGACAGCCGGGATGAAGGCCTCCAGGAGAGACTGG GGCCCCACCTAGTGGTCACCAACTGCTCTGCGGAGCACAGCCACCCAGCCCTGTCCTGTAAGATGGCTGCTGAGTTGGATGCCTTCTTGGCCAGTGGACTGAG GTGGTTCTGCCACGTGGATGATGACAACTATGTCAACGCAAGGGCGTTGCTGAAGCTGCTAAAGGCCTTTCCACAGACGCTGGATGTCTACATAGGCCGGCCCAGCCTGAACCGGCCCATCCACGCTTCGGAGCCGCAGCCCCACAATCGCACG AGGCTGGTCCAGTTCTGGTTTGCCACTGGGGGTGCTGGCTTCTGCATCAACCGGAaactggctttgaagatggccCCATGGGCCAG CGGCCCCCGCTTCGTGGACACGTCTGCGCTCATCCGGCTTCCTGACGACTGCACCGTGGGCTACATAATCGAGTGCAAGCTGGGGGgccacctgcagcccagccccctcTTCCACTCCCACCTGGAGACCCTGCAGCTGCTGGGGGCTGCCCAGCTCCCGGAGCAG GTCACCCTCAGCTACGGCGTCTTTGAGGGGAAGCTCAACGTCATTAAGCTGCAGGGCCCGTTCTCCCCCGAGGAGGACCCCTCCAG GTTCCGCTCCCTGCATTGTCTCCTCTACCCTGACACTCCCTGGTGCCCACAGCTGGTGGCCCGATGA